The following coding sequences lie in one Haematobia irritans isolate KBUSLIRL chromosome 3, ASM5000362v1, whole genome shotgun sequence genomic window:
- the LOC142230694 gene encoding zinc finger Y-chromosomal protein 2-like: MREKQFCRLCINLCSEYKEMCNEKGQETYIYEMALKYFDPQLLKAVDDQESQVVCLECWETIDHFHTFQINILKAHEELEKSLQEIAHIAMNEEEINLGMDIGAENTFEMRCGGENERIDIEETKRKKNTLMSRKSSCAKKSISSTRRVPLIRSKKQLCDDNTENSNVDIDAIIAQWKPELECAFCTATATTFNLLRLHYRNEHPNEKCYATCCGRKFAKRCGIYEHIQVHLDPNTFRCNVCGKCSTSSRNLSKHIRELHTDEGKKRPFQCQVCQKHFQNKTNLRTHMETHLEVKEEHMCRDCGKGFSTEQRRKVHERTVHNVDRVCEECGKIVHGIYALKRHLQEHAGLVKQKWPCDLCETELHSHSGLKRHKLLRHNDGSTAYVCSDCGKISPSRTALYSHKRLVHMMERKYKCEICGKSFKFSHNLKEHLAWHTNTDLYQCPHCPKTFKMKANMQRHRKRDHQKEWSESGDKKHIRNRLNLNIVKNEIIL, from the exons ATATTTTGATCCACAG CTACTTAAGGCAGTTGATGACCAAGAATCACAAGTAGTTTGTTTGGAGTGCTGGGAAACAATCGACCACTTCCATACATTCCAGATTAACATATTAAAAGCTCATGAAGAATTAGAAAAAAGTTTACAGGAAATAGCACATATTGCTATGAATGAAGAAGAAATTAATTTAGGTATGGATattggtgcagaaaacacattTGAAATGAGATGTGGTGGGGAAAATGAACg AATTGACATCGAAGAAACTAAGAGGAAGAAGAATACACTCATGAGTAGAAAGTCATCTTGCGCCAAAAAAAGCATTTCAAGCACCAGAAGAGTACCTTTGATTCGATCTAAGAAGCAACTTTGTGATGATAATACGGAAAATTCCAATGTAGATATAGACGCCATTATTGCTCAATGGAAACCTGAACTAGAGTGTGCCTTTTGTACTGCAACCGCAACTACATTCAATTTGTTGCGTTTACATTATCGTAATGAACATCCCAATGAGAAGTGTTATGCAACATGCTGTGGGCGCAAATTCGCTAAACGCTGTGGTATATATGAGCATATACAGGTTCATCTAGATCCAAACACTTTCAGATGCAATGTATGTGGAAAATGTAGCACCAGTAGTCGTAATCTCTCCAAACATATACGAGAGTTACATACTGATGAGGGGAAAAAGCGTCCCTTCCAATGCCAAGTGTGTCAAAAACATTTCCAAAATAAAACGAATTTACGGACACACATGGAAACTCATTTGGAAGTAAAAGAAGAGCATATGTGTAGGGATTGTGGTAAAGGTTTCTCTACGGAGCAGCGTAGAAAAGTACATGAACGTACTGTACATAATGTCGATAGGGTCTGTGAAGAATGTGGCAAAATTGTTCATGGAATTTATGCCCTAAAACGGCATTTACAGGAACATGCTGGCTTGGTTAAACAAAAATGGCCTTGCGACCTATGTGAAACTGAATTACATTCCCATTCAGGTCTGAAGCGACATAAATTGTTAAGGCATAACGATGGGTCTACTGCATACGTGTGCTCTGACTGTGGAAAAATATCTCCCTCCAGAACCGCATTGTACAGCCACAAACGATTGGTACATATGATGGAGCGTAAATACAAATGTGAAATTTGCggaaaatcattcaaattttcccaCAATTTAAAGGAACATTTGGCATGGCATACTAACACAGATCTTTATCAGTGTCCACACTGCCCAAAAACGTTTAAAATGAAAGCAAATATGCAACGCCACCGGAAAAGGGACCATCAAAAAGAATGGTCTGAGTCTGGAGATAAGAAACATATAAGAAATagattgaatttaaatattgtaaaaaacgaAATTATTCTATGA
- the LOC142228920 gene encoding uncharacterized protein LOC142228920 — MNVCELLVCRLCVSLRQEYRNLYDDNGEGNDVYEITLKYFDPILLSPASEHDSKVICLQCWKHISDFYSFQQSVLQAQGQLQSDVKDIPEVKLEEEIVNVPTSAEAVNSITNFCNNDDLKDECYMSDHFDDGIKDDNPFSSDDEKPLIHHIIKSKEKRSNETQNVQDEEKEKSSGPMKKQRKPRKPRSPKKVQNIKMEPIVKRKRKAPLIDVTTKNGQDPNASSSNELDDSRRSVKEKTKECDAFISQWKQELECVCCSTTVSNFTLLRNHFRFAHPTEKCYVICCQRKFYHRFHIVEHIRLHIDPNAFKCEECGRCSTNSRNLAKHKREMHTEQGKQRPFECDICHKKFSNKTILRTHLEVHESSKDHICSECGKGFPSENRRKIHERMVHQADRICDQCGKTIHGVYALKMHLLEHRGIKKPKWPCDICNAELNSHSSLKRHKLITHHDGSTAYICSECGKVFTSENALRSHKRIVHLIQRKFKCTICDKAFKFPKILREHMASHTGIDLYQCPHCPKTFKVSANMHHHRKKAHPKEWAEARINKRVTKKVDISLVSNEVIIINVIMDQSVLCRLCVEMCIDCKKLYDEGGSSTEVYDITVKFFDPMMLVNMDQETQFTNEKEPVICLACWKHIYDFYNFQQSVILAQSKLASDIKQIETVIKTEDEYLFEPTPEMLKDDVSDRDSFNQAIASEEDKYDLPQPDNDFFDDHKENEFSSDDEKPLLECINKTRTRKSLSNSIPTGDREDNIDKVIPKKRGRKPKVNADKGAKAKRSKEKVRSANEEDAQERSEKEASKILKNGINARQKSKEIDEFIAQWKQDLECVICSKSYPNLTLLRKHFRDEHPKEKCYIMCCQRKLRHRFHIEEHIRFHIDPTAFKCEECGKCCTTSRSLNSHKLEKHTEEGQQRSFECPICQKRFAKKTVLKCHIETHKTGTDYVCGECGKGFPTEQRRKVHERTVHNVDRVCEQCGKTIHGIYALKQHLLEHQGIQKPKWPCDICNAQLYSHSSLKRHKQVAHHDGSTVYVCSECGKIAATETALRSHKKYVHQAERKHKCTICDKAFKVAVVLREHMASHTGIDLYTCPHCPRTFKVSSNMHHHRKKAHPKEWAEGRLNRPIVAKVDVNQVSNEVVL; from the exons atgaacgTTTGCGAGCTATTGGTATGTCGCCTATGCGTTTCTTTACGGCAGGAGTATAGAAATCTCTACGATGATAACGGTGAAGGAAATGATGTCTATGAGATTACGCTGAAATATTTTGacccaatt ttACTGAGTCCAGCTAGTGAACATGATTCTAAAGTTATATGCTTACAATGCTGGAAGCACATAAGTGATTTCTATAGTTTTCAACAATCTGTACTACAAGCGCAAGGCCAATTACAAAGTGATGTTAAGGATATTCCGGAAGTAAAATTAGAAGAAGAAATTGTAAACGTTCCTACATCTGCCGAAGCTGTAAACTCCATTACAAATTTCTGCAACAATGATGATTTAAAGGATGAATGTTATATGTCAGATCATTTTGATGATGGAATAAAAGACGACAACCCATTTTCTTCTGATGACGAGAAGCCTCTGATTCATCATATTATCAAGTCCAAAGAAAAAAGAAGCAACGAAACCCAAAATGTTCaagatgaagaaaaggaaaagtcCAGCGGACCtatgaaaaaacaaagaaaGCCGAGGAAACCTAGGAGCCCAAAAAAGgtgcaaaatattaaaatggaaCCAATTGTAAAGAGGAAAAGGAAAGCACCACTAATTGATGTTACAACTAAAAATGGACAAGATCCTAATGCGTCATCTAGCAATGAACTTGACGATTCAAGAAGATCTGTTAAGGAAAAAACTAAGGAGTGTGACGCATTTATATCACAGTGGAAACAGGAGCTGGAATGTGTTTGCTGTTCAACGACAGTATCTAATTTTACTTTACTTCGAAACCATTTTCGATTTGCTCACCCAACCGAAAAGTGTTATGTTATTTGTTGTCAGCGCAAGTTTTATCACCGATTTCATATAGTGGAACACATACGATTACATATTGATCCTAATGCTTTTAAATGTGAAGAATGCGGAAGATGTTCTACTAATAGTCGTAATCTTGCAAAACATAAGCGCGAAATGCACACAGAACAAGGAAAGCAACGTCCATTTGAGTGCGATATatgtcataaaaaattttccaataaaactaTTTTGCGAACCCACCTTGAAGTTCATGAGAGTTCGAAGGACCACATTTGTAGCGAATGCGGTAAAGGATTTCCATCAGAAAATCGGCGCAAAATACATGAACGTATGGTACATCAAGCCGATAGAATATGTGACCAATGCGGCAAAACTATCCATGGTGTATATGCTCTTAAAATGCATTTATTAGAACATCGTGGGATAAAAAAGCCCAAATGGCCCTGTGATATATGCAATGCAGAACTCAATTCCCATTCAAGTTTGAAAAGGCATAAACTGATCACACATCATGATGGCTCTACCGCATATATCTGTAGTGAGTGCGGTAAAGTCTTCACCTCTGAAAATGCATTAAGAAGTCATAAGAGAATTGTTCATTTGATCCAACGCAAATTTAAATGTACAATCTGTGATAAAGCATTTaagtttccgaaaattttacggGAGCATATGGCATCTCATACTGGCATTGATCTTTACCAATGTCCACATTGCCCCAAGACATTTAAGGTTAGTGCTAATATGCACCATCATCGTAAAAAAGCGCATCCAAAAGAATGGGCGGAAGCGAGAATTAACAAGAGAGTTACGAAAAAAGTCGATATAAGTTTGGTATCTAATGAAGTAATTATT atcAATGTAATTATGGATCAATCCGTGTTATGCCGCCTGTGCGTGGAAATGTGCATTGATTGTAAGAAATTATATGATGAGGGTGGAAGCAGTACAGAAGTATATGATATCACTGTGAAATTTTTCGATCCCATGAtg CTAGTAAATATGGACCAAGAAACGCAATTCACAAATGAAAAGGAACCAGTGATATGCCTTGCTTGCTGGAAACACATATatgatttttacaattttcaacaATCTGTTATCTTAGCACAATCAAAACTCGCTTCCGACATAAAACAGATCGAAACAGTGATAAAGACAGAAGACGAATACTTGTTTGAACCAACTCCAGAAATGCTTAAAGATGATGTCAGCGATAGGGATAGTTTTAACCAAGCGATAGCTTCTGAAGAGGACAAGTATGATTTACCCCAACCGGATAATGATTTTTTCGATGATCACAAAGAAAATGAATTCAGTTCAGATGACGAAAAACCGCTATTAGAATGCATAAATAAAACACGCACAAGGAAGTCATTATCAAATAGTATTCCGACTGGCGATAGGGAAGATAATATTGATAAAGTTATTCCAAAAAAACGTGGAAGGAAACCTAAGGTCAATGCAGACAAAGGCGCAAAAGCAAAACGGTCTAAAGAAAAGGTTAGGAGTGCCAATGAAGAAGATGCTCAGGAAAGAAGCGAAAAAGAAGcttctaaaatattaaaaaatggaataaatgcCAGACAAAAATCCAAGGAAATTGATGAGTTTATAGCACAATGGAAGCAAGATTTGGAGTGCGTAATTTGTAGCAAATCATATCCAAATTTAACGTTACTACGCAAACACTTTCGAGATGAACATCCcaaagaaaaatgttatattatgTGCTGCCAGCGTAAACTGCGACATCGTTTCCACATAGAAGAACATATACGTTTCCATATAGACCcgacagcatttaaatgtgaagaaTGTGGCAAATGTTGTACAACCAGTAGGAGTTTAAATTCCCATAAATTGGAAAAGCACACGGAAGAAGGACAACAACGTTCTTTCGAATGTCCGATATGCCAAAAGCGCTTTGCGAAGAAGACTGTATTAAAATGTCACATAGAAACGCACAAAACAGGAACAGATTATGTTTGTGGTGAATGCGGCAAGGGATTCCCTACCGAACAGAGAAGGAAAGTCCATGAAAGAACAGTGCATAACGTCGACAGAGTCTGTGAACAATGCGGTAAAACAATTCATGGTATTTACGCCCTGAAACAACATTTATTGGAGCACCAAGGCATTCAAAAACCTAAGTGGCCATGTGACATTTGTAATGCCCAGCTTTATTCCCATTCTAGCCTAAAGCGTCATAAGCAAGTTGCACATCATGATGGTAGTACTGTATATGTATGTAGTGAATGCGGAAAAATTGCTGCTACTGAAACAGCTTTGCGAAGTCATAAGAAATATGTGCACCAGGCTGAAAGAAAGCACAAATGCACAATATGTGATAAAGCATTTAAAGTAGCCGTAGTTCTGCGCGAACATATGGCATCACATACTGGTATTGATCTTTATACTTGTCCCCATTGTCCAAGAACATTCAAAGTTAGCTCAAATATGCACCATCATCGAAAAAAGGCCCATCCCAAGGAGTGGGCGGAAGGTAGACTGAATCGTCCGATAGTGGCTAAGGTTGACGTTAATCAAGTTTCTAACGAAGTAGTATTATAA